The Misgurnus anguillicaudatus chromosome 15, ASM2758022v2, whole genome shotgun sequence genome has a window encoding:
- the pglyrp5 gene encoding peptidoglycan recognition protein 5, protein MNGHAPEGNVKTSAGESGDLLEHRWPDDLSSGGVISRRVWKAADPRVRTEMKGPARTVIVHHTALWSCVQPRDSLAQLAHIQNLHMHEREFDDIGYNFLISGDGSVYEGRGWGVVGAHAKDHNLDSVGIAFMGNFNDELPTPASLTALQRLLRAGEISGHVQPDFVLVGHRDVAKTECPGENVYSALTKLRTQLGKR, encoded by the exons ATGAACGGACACGCGCCTGAAGGAAATGTGAAGACGAGCGCAGGTGAGAGCGGAGATCTGCTCGAGCACAGGTGGCCTGACGATCTCTCATCGGGTGGTGTGATATCTCGGCGTGTTTGGAAGGCTGCTGATCCTCGGGTCCGGACAGAAATGAAGGGTCCAGCACGGACAGTGATCGTGCACCACACTGCGCTCTGGTCCTGCGTTCAGCCGCGTGACAGTCTCGCTCAGCTCGCGCACATCCAGAACCTGCACATGCACGAGCGAGAATTCGACGATATCGGTTACAA TTTTCTAATCTCAGGAGATGGATCGGTGTATGAAGGGCGTGGATGGGGAGTTGTAGGTGCTCATGCAAAAGACCACAATTTAGATTCTGTTGGTATTGCCTTCATGGGTAACTTCAATG ATGAATTGCCTACTCCTGCATCACTGACTGCTTTGCAGAGATTGCTGCGTGCTGGAGAGATTTCCGGACACGTGCAGCCTGACTTTGTGCTTGTGGGACACAGAGATGTAGCAAAAACTGAATGTCCAGGTGAAAATGTCTACTCCGCATTAACAAAACTAAGAACCCAATTAGGAAAAAGGTGA